The following are from one region of the Pseudomonadota bacterium genome:
- a CDS encoding metalloregulator ArsR/SmtB family transcription factor — protein MKDNSYLKWADIFKTIGHPIRIKIIETLLENEKCVRNIWKYLDLPQSTVSQHLSILRSKGIVENEREGSSVKYFVRDRKIEEIIKIIKSNK, from the coding sequence ATGAAAGACAATTCATATTTAAAATGGGCAGACATATTCAAAACCATCGGTCACCCTATAAGAATAAAAATTATAGAAACATTATTAGAAAATGAAAAGTGTGTAAGAAATATATGGAAATATTTGGATCTTCCACAATCAACTGTTTCACAACATCTATCAATTCTAAGAAGCAAGGGCATAGTTGAGAATGAAAGAGAAGGATCTAGTGTTAAATACTTTGTTAGAGACAGAAAAATAGAGGAAATAATTAAAATTATAAAAAGTAATAAATAA